From Nocardia sp. NBC_00416:
GGAAGCGACGGAGGCGGCGGCTCGAGGTGGGGTCGGTGTGGTCGCCGTCGGTGAGCTTCCGTCGCCGACAACGGCGATCGGCTCTCCGATGGGCACGCGTGCGCCTGCCTCGGCGATGATCTGTTCGAGCACGCCGTCGTCATAGGCTTCGAGTTCCATGAGGGCTTTGTCGGTCTCGATCTCGGCGAGCACCTCGCCGCGCGTCACCTGGTCGCCGACCTTCTTGAGCCAAGCGGAGATGACGCCGTCCTCCATGGTGTCCGAGAGCCGCGGCATGGTGATTTCGGGCAACGTTGTTCCTCCGGTTTCAGCGTCGGGTGCCGACGGCCGCGAGAGTTTCCAGCGCGGCGGTGTACAGCGAATCGGCGGACGGCAGGGCGAGCCGTTCCAGTGGCTTGGCGTACGGCAGCGGAACCTCGGCCATGGCCACGCGGCGTACGGGCGCGTCGAGGTAGTCGAAGGCGCCGTCGGAGAGGGAGGCCGCCACCTCGGCGCCGATACCGTAGGTGAGCCAGTCGTCTTCGCCGATCACGGCGCAGCCGGTCTTGCGCACAGAGGTGATCAGGGTGGCGCGGTCCAGTGGGCGGAGGCTGCGCAGGTCGATCACTTCGGCCGAAATTCCCTCGCCGGCCAGCCGTTCGGCGACCTGGGTGCAGACCGTCGCCATCCTCGAGTAGCCGATCAGTGTGATATCGCTGCCCGGACGTGTGATGGCGGCCTTGCCGATCTCAGCTGCTGGAAGGTTCTCCGGTACTTCGCCCTTGGTGTTGTACAGCGAGAGGTTCTCCAGGAAGAGCACGGGATCGTCGTCGTCGATGGCGGCCTTGAGCAGTGCCCGCGCGTCGGCCGGCGTGCTCGGCGCGACGACCTTCAGGCCCGGGACGAACGCGTAGTACAGCTCGATGTTCTGCGAGTGTGTCGCGCCCAGCTGCTGGCCGCCCCCGCCCGGGGTGCGGATGACCATGGGTACGCTGGTCTGCCCGCCGAACATGCCATAGATCTTGGCGGCGTGATTGACGATCTGGTCCAGCGCCAGCAGTGAGAAGTTGATCGTCATGATCTCCACCACCGGGCGCAGGCCGAGCATCGCCGCCCCGATGGCCGCGCCGACGAACCCCTCCTCGGCGATCGGAGTATCGCGAACCCGTTTCGCGCCGAACTCGGCCAACAGGCCGGCAGTGATCTTGTAAGAGCCTTCGAAGACGCCGATCTCCTCGCCGATGAGGAAGACGTCTTCGTCGCGCCGCATCTCCTCACGGAGGGTTTCGCGCAGCGCTTCACGGTAGGTCATGAGGGCCACAGGGACGTCCTTATCCAGCGAAGAGTGGGTCGGCCGGCAGCCGGCGGGAGTCTCCGGCCACCGGCGTCGCATAGGTGTAGTCGAAGAGGCTCGACGGCTCCGGATGTGGACTGGAATCCGCGAATTCCACGGCGGCGGCGACCCGTTCGGTCACCTCGTCTTCGATATCGGAGACCGACTGCTCGGTGAGCACGCCGGCGTCGAGCAACCGGGTCCGCCACAGTGTGACGGGGTCGTGGTCGCGCGCGATCGAGACATCCTCGTCGGTGCGGTACTTCGCGGGATCGACCACGGAGTGTCCCTTGAGCCGGTGGCTGACCGTCTCCAGCAGCGCCGGCCGACCTTCGCGCCGAGCCGTTTCGATCAATTCGCTCGCCACGTCTCGGACGGCCAGCACATCGGTACCGTCGACCCGTTCGCCACGCATCCGGTAAGCCGCGGCGCGCTTCCACAGATCGGGCTCGGCGGAGGAGTTCTCGACCGTGGTGCCCATGCCCGTCTGGTTGTTGACCACCAGGAAAACGATCGGCAGGTGCCACAGCGCGGCGATATTCAGTGACTCGTGGAAGGCGCCGATATTCGTGGTGCCCTCGCCCATCTGGCACACGACGACGTCGTCGTCGCCACGGTAGTCGATGGCGAGCGCGGCGCCGACGGCCAGCGGGATCTGGCCGCCGACGATGGCATAACCGCCGAGCAAGCGGGTCGCGGTGTCGTACATGTGCATCGAACCGCCCCAGCCCTTCGAGGTGCCGGTGGAACGGCCGTAGAGTTCGGCCATGACGCGGCCCGGCTCGATGCCCTTGGCCAGGGCATAGCCGTGCTCCCGGTAATTGGTGAACAGGTAGTCGGTGGGGCGCATCGCCGCGCCCAGGCCCACAACGGTGGCTTCCTCACCCAGATTGAGGTGGCAGTACCCGCCGATCTTGGCCTGCTGGTAGCTCTGCGCGGTGCGCTCTTCGAAGCGGCGCACGAACAATATTTCTCGGAACAGGCCGCGCAGGGTATCCCGGTCCGCTGCGGCGATCCGGGTCGCGATGGCGTCGATCGCTCCGGGTTCGGTGGCCGGCGACCCGGTGTCGTGCGGCGTGGTGCTGGTCGTCACCTGGTCTCCTCAACGCTTCCGGGTGGGTGCGACGTGTACCGGCAGGCCGAGCCCGGTGAGGGCTGCCTCCATGCCGATCTCGCCGAGGGTGGGGTGGGCGTGGATGGTGTCGGCGAGCTCGTCGAGGGTCGCTTCCAGCGAAATCGCCAGTGCGCCCTCGGCAATGAGATCGCCGGCCGACGGGCCGATGATGTGTACTCCGAGAACTTCCTGGTGCCGTGCTCCGGCGACGATCTTCACGAAGCCCTCGGTTTCGCCGAGGGTTTTGGCCCGGCCCAGGGCCGCGAACGGGAACTTGGCGGTGATCACGTCGTGGCCGGCGGCGCGCGCGGCGTCTTCGGTGAGGCCGACGCCGGCGATCTCGGGATGGGTGAAGGTCGCAGCCGGGATCACGGTGTAGTCGATGTGCGCATCGTGCCCGGCGATCACATCGGCCGCGACCAGGCCCTGATGGGAGGCTACATGCGCGAGCAGCGCCTGACCGGTGACATCCCCGATCGCCCAGACATGCTCGACGTTCGTTCGCAGCCGGTCGTCGACTCGGATGAAACCGCGCGCGTCCGTCTCGATGCCCGCGACGTCCAGTCCGAGTTGGCTGGTGTTCGGGCGACGGCCCACGCCTACCAACACCACGTCGGCATCGAGGTCACGCTTCTTCGGTCCGGTGACGCGCACCTGTAGCCGTTCCCCGGCCTGCGTGACGGCCGCAACGGTCGACCCGGTCAGCACGGTGATGCCGCGTTTGCTGAACGACCGGCCCAGTGCGACGCCGATCTCCTTGTCCTCCAAGGGAACCAGGCGATCTTGCATCTCCACCACGGTGACTTCGCTGCCGAAGGTCGCGAACAGGCTCGCCCATTCCGCACCCACCGCGCTGCCGCCGATGACGACCAGCCGATCGGGGATCTCGGTCAACCCGAATGCGCCGTCGGAGGTGATGACGCCGGGTAGATCCGCGCCGGGAACGGGTAGCCGCGCCGGGACCGAGCCGGTCGCGATGAGCACATCGGTCGCGTTGATCGTGCCTGTCGGGGCGGCGGCCGCGTCGGCGGCATAGCGGGGCCCGCCGGGGAAAACCGGTGACCCGCCGACCTCGAACAACTCGACGGTGGTCGGTCCGGTGAGCCGCGCGTGGCCCTCGATGACGGTGACCCCGTTCGCCTTCAGCAGTCCTGCCACCCCATCGGTGAGTTCCTCGACGATGGCGTCTTTGCGCGCGCGCACGGCGGCGAAGTCGACGCGGACGCCATCGGTGTGCACACCGAAATCGGCTGCGGCACGAATCGTCTGGAGGACCTCGGCGGACCGCAGCATGGCCTTGGTGGGGATGCACCCCCAGTTCAGGCACACACCACCCGGGCGTTCCTTCTCTACCAGGCCGACGCGTAGGCCCCGTTGGGCGGCGCGGATGGCCGCCACGTACCCGCCGGGGCCGCCACCGACCACGAGCAGATCGAAATCCGGCACTTGTGGTGCTCCTCATCCTCGAACAGTCGACCGGTCCCGGTTGGGGTGCGGGTCGTATATTCGAGTCTTGTGGGCACCAGATGCACAGACAATTACCTCGATGTCCAGGAATATGCGGTTCAGATTGGGCGCGCCGCCCAATTCGATTAGCGGGTCGGTCCTGTGTCGTGGGCCGTCGCACCGAGATCGAGCGCGGTCAACGCGAGGGAGAACTCCAGGTAGGCGCGCTGACCATCCAGCGGGCGGCCGAGCAGCGTGGCGATGCGCTGCAGGCGGTTGATCACCGTGTTGCGATGGCAGTGCAACCGTGGCGCGGCATTGGCGGCGGAGCAGCTCTCGGCCAGCCAGACGGATAGGGTGCGCAACAGAATCTCCCGTTCCTTGGCAGGCAATTCGAGCACCGGGCCGAGGGTGCGAGCGATCAGCAACTCGGTCAGATCGGGTGAACGCAGCAACAGGGCTTCGGGATAGCGATCGTCGAGCGAAATCAATACCCCCGCAGCGTCATCAGGGAGGGTGTCGAGTGCGAGCACCGCCAAACCGTGAGCGGTGCCGATCGCGGCCATTCCGGCGACCGCGGGGGAGACGGCCGCCCGGCCACGCACCTTCGGCCGAAGCTGTTGCAGCACGGGCTCGGCGGCGCGACCGTCGAGCGCTACCAGGCCGACTGTGGAGTCCGCTCGTTCGTGCCAGGCCGAGCGGACTCCGAGCGAATGCAGCGCCGTTTCCGACCCCGTATGCAAAGGATGCGAATCCCCCCGGGCTACTACCACCAGGTAGTCGCCGTGGACGGGCAGGTGCAATTCGCGGGCGGCACGGGAGGCGAACAGCGAGTCTCGTCCCTGCCCCGCGAGCATGTCCTCGATCAGGCTGTGCCGACGGCGTTCGTCACGCCGTACCCGGTCCATCTCGGTGCCGCGGTACGAGGTGACCAGTGCCGACGACATCCCGTCGATGACCGCCCACATCGCCGTGCCGGTCTCCCTGAATTCGGCCGGCGGCACCTCACCGGCCCTGTCGAGCAGCGCCTCCCAGACGATGCGTCCACCCAGCCTGAACGTGCGCAGCATGGCCTCCAGCGGCACCCCCTGCTCGGCGCGCTGCCTGCCGATGGTCGCGGCGACATCGTCTTGGTCGGCGCACTCCGTCCCGGCGCCCAACAAGTCCAGGGCTCGCGTCAGGAACCGCTGGCAGCCGTCGATCAGATCCGTGCGGGTCACCGCTGAGTAGTCGGTCCATTCGGGGTTGTCGGTGAAGATGGCCGCCATCAACCGCTGCGTGAGTTCGGGAATCGCGCTCCGGCACGCCGCGGCGAGTTCCGACGAGCTCAGTACCTGCCCGAATTCCTTTTCTGCCGCCACGTGGGTCACGCTACGCTGCAGGTATTCGGCCGGACACCGACGTCCACCGGGTACACGCTCGCATAAATCCGGCTATCGGCACGGTCGGGGGCGGTGCGGTGGTGATCGCGGACGGACGAATACGATATGCCCGAACCCCACCGGCCCGGATGTCGCGAGCGGCACCGCCGACCTTGCGGATCGGCCATGATTCCTGACTACTCGGCGCTGCGACCGGTGAAGTCGAACGATCCGCCGTCGATGCCCCAGGAGATGATCCGTTCGGGGTGAATTCGGACAACCGCGCGTTCCTGGGGTTGGAACGGGGGCTCCTCGTCATCGAGCGCCTCGGCCGTGCCCCGTACCTCGATGCCTCGAATCACGTAGGGCTCCAACGAGACCTGCTGGTCGACGACGAACGATACTCGGCTGCCCGCCTCGACATTGCGGTATTTCCGGCTGGTACGCATCCGCATGCCCCCGATGTCGATCGTGCCGTCGGAGTTCACTCGATAGCTGGTCGGGTTGTTCTGCACAACGCCGTCGGGCGACACCGTGGCCAGCCGGCCGATCCCGGCCTCCGCGAGGAACTGCTGTTCATTGATGGTGAAGGTCATGTCGATTTCTCCTCGGCGAACTCGATGTCAGGGTTGCCCCGGCGATCAAGAGGGCTAGCGATGCTAGGAACTAGAGCAAAGATAACATTCGCCCGCTACTGTGTCTAGCGTTGCTAGAGTCCAGTTCGTTTCCGTGGAATCACGCTCGAATCGGCAAGCTGCACAGGCGCGTTCCGTGCAACGACGCTGTCCCCCGGCAAACCGGTCACCGAACGTCGGCAGATCGCTACCTCGCCTCAGTCGGCGAGGTAGCGCAGCATCACCAGGGTGTCGAAGTGTCTGGTCTCGGCCAATCGGAGCCGGATGCGGGTGTCCAGTGCTGGGAACATCGGTGTGCCGCCGCCGAGTATCACGGGGGAGAGGAAGAGCTGGGACTCGTCGATGAGCCCGTGGGGCATCAGCGAGGCCGCGAGGCCGACGCCACCGACCTCGATGACGCCATCGCCTCCGGCCTTGGGCCCGCGGACCTCCTCGACCGCGTTCGCGCTGATCAGCGTGCTGTTCCAGTGGACCTCGGTGAGCGTCCGGGCCGGCTCGGTCCGTCTGCCGCTCGCCTTCGACTTCAGGAGGAAGTTCTCGACCACGGCGATGATCCCACCGTGCCCGGCGTCGATGTCGAAGCCTTCCGCGCAAGCATGCCCGCCGCCGAGCAGCGGCCGGAGGGTCAGTGTTCGAAGTGGTCTTCGGTGTTCACGTGCTGATTCGGTTCTGATCGAAGGGCCTCTCGATCGGGCCCGTCGCGCGCAGGCCTTGTTCTGGGGTTGAACGATGTGGCGAGCAGTGCCAGGGTCGTCGCGATCACGATGTGTGCAGTGAGCATCACCAGCATGGGGAGGGCGAAGCCCTCGTTCGTGAGAATGCCGTGGTCTCCTACGCAATAGAGGGTGTAGTTGGTGGAGGTGCCTTCGGAGTCGTGGAAGGTGTCGGAGACGACCATGGGTTCGGTGGCCGGGGATGAACAGAACAGGGGCGCGGTGAGTTTCGCTTCACCGGGCCAGATGGCGACGGGCACGACGATGCTGAACGCGCCGACGAGGAGGCCGATCCAGAGGCTGGTCACTACACGGGGCATCGGCTAGACCTGCTGGGCTCGGAGGAAGGCGCCGGTGCGGTCGAATTCGGCGACCGCCTCGGAGCGGGCGGAGGCCACGTTGGCGACGATGCGGATATCGCGGCCGAAGCGGCTCACCAGGATGGCGGTGACCTGACCGTCGGCGATTTCGCTGCGCGTGCGGGCGGTAGCGGCTATGTCTTCGATGCGCGAGAGGCCGGGCACCTCGCTTATCGTGAAGTTCTCGCCGTCCAGGTCGTCGAAGGAGGAAACCCGCGCGGGGCGTGGGGCACTCAGGTCGCCGAGGGTGAAGGAGTAGTCGTCCAGCACGCGGGGCAGACCGGGCGGCCGGACGCGCAGGCGGACAGTCGGTTCGCGGGCGGTGAAATCACTTCCGGCGAGGAAGTCGGTCACCTGGGCGGGCTGGTTGTTCACGACGAGCCGGAACTGGGTGGAGTTCGGTGCCGTGAGAAGGATGACGTTCACCTCCGGGTCGTCGGCGCCGATGCGCTGGGCCAGTGCGGCGATCGCGGCCTGCGGCAGGGCGCTCACCAAGCCGCCGCCGCGGGTACGAATCCGGTCCTCGAAGTCCGCGCGGTCCACCGCGCCGATACATCCGCTGGTGCTGCTGAGCACGGTCAGGCACAACAGGACACGGAACCAGTTGCCACGGTTCATGTCCTGAAGGCTATGCGTTGCGAACCGATCGCGCCGCTGTCCGCTACACCCAGTGAATGCCCTCGTTGTGCCCACGAAACATCCGGCAAGCTCTGCACCTCGCCCGTTCCCGGCGTGTGGGTCGTGCTTCAGTGCGGCCGCTGCCTCTACACCTGGCGCACCACAGAGCCTGCCCGGTCCTCCCGCCGCGACGCCTACCTCGACAGCTTCGAGCTGACCGAGGCAGACATCGACAACGCGATGAAGTACCGACCATCCCGCCACTGGTCAGCCGCAGCTGTTGGGGCCGCGGCCGCCGGACGACGAAGGGATCCGGCTTCCATGACATCGACCGAGCCGACCGCATCCGATCCGCCCGACATCCCTGCGCCGGGTTGCCCGACCCACCGCCGGATATTTCTCACCCGCTCGGTGCATCAGTGGCCGTTCCGCTTCCACCGAAGAGTGGGTCAGGGCTGAAGCCGCTCCGGGGCGGGTGCCGCATGATACTGGCGGATTCGCCAGCCGTCCTCGACATGCTGGATGACCAGAGACAGGCGGAGCTGACGGAGCTCGCCTGTGGACGAGGTGAATTCGGCCGCCGCGAAACCGCTCACCGTGTCCTCGCCCAGCCGGATGGCACGCTCTACTCGCGCGGTGACCGTCGTACCGTCCGCGACGTTGTCGTAGTACGCGGAGATCTCGGTGGGCCCGACTCGCAGATCGGGGTCGATCCCCTGGAAGTGCGCGTCCTCGGTGAACAACGAAGCGATATCCGTCGTTCCACGATCGTTGAACGCCTGCTGCCAAGCGCCGAGTACTTCGGCGACGATCCCGCTCGCGCGCTCCTGGACGCCGGAATCCGCCACCCCGCCGAAGCCGTGCCCCGTGTGGATGATTTCACGCTCCCACTGGTACGGCGCCTGGGTGTGCAGACGCCAGTAGTGCTCGGCGATGTCGTCCGGATCGAATGCGGTGCCCGGGGCGACCGGGCCGTCGACGGTGACTGTCGCGACGTGGATACCCGACGGTCCGTACTGCTTGTCGAGCAGGGTCACGAGCGCGCGCAGGCCGGCTTTGCCCAGGGAGAGACTGACGTATTCCGGTTTCGGCTCCGGCATGCCGCCGGTGACGATGAACGACCCACTACCGCGTCGCACCATTGCGGGCGCGACGAGCGCCGCGGTGTTGATCGCCCCCACCACGTTCACCGCCCACGCCTCCTGATGCGCGAGTACCGATAATTCCCCCGGTAGGTCGGGCTGGATGACCGCCGCGTTGTAGACCACCACATCCGGCACCCCGAACATCTCGTTCGCGGAGTTGAGTGCGTCGCGAAGTGCCGTTTCATCGGTGCTGTCCGCCGCGAAAGCAGCAGTGGGCGCCCCGAGAGGTTCGGCGGCGATGGTCTTCAGCGTGGAATCCGATCGAGCGACCACGGCGATCGGCATTCCCTCGCGCGCGAATCGCCGGGCGACGGCCAGACCGATTCCCGGCCCGGCGCCCACGATTACCACTCCTGCCATCACTTACTCCTTCGGTTTTCTGCAATGAACGAAGGAAGGATAAAGTCTCACATCAGTGCGAAGGTCAAGCCTGACGAGGGAGGCCCACTGTGCGTATCGGCGCCCTGGCACATGCGACCGGAGTGAACGAGCGGCTGCTGCGGTACTACGAGGACCGAGGACTGCTCCGGCCGACCCGTCGCGCCAACGGCTACCGCTACTACACCGAGGCGGACATCACCACGGTGGCCCATATCCGGTCGTTACTCGCTGCGGGCCTGTCCACCGCCGTGATCGCCAAGATTCTGCATTGCGTACACGGCGACGATGAGAAACCCGCGCCCTTGCCGTGCCCGGGAATGATCGCCCAGTTGCGCAGCGAACATGCTCGGATCGATCACACGATCACCCGGCTCCAGGTAGCCCGGCAGGCCCTCGACGCACTCATCGACCCCTTGGCGACCGAGCCGGGGTCGGTTTCTTCGACCGGCTGAAGAGACCGGCCCTAGCGGAGTGATTCCAAGGGTTGTGGTGCGCCATTGGAATCCGGGTACGGCTCGACGACGCTACGCGTGGCACGCGGTGTGCCGGGCGGGTACCGCGTGTGGGGCGACAAGGGCGGGTCAGAGGGAGTCGATCCAGCGTTGCAGGCGGCGGCCCTCGGTGGCCATCAGCTCGGGCTCACGGAAGGTGTTGGTCAGCAACGAGATCCCCTGGTATGCCGCGACCAGCGCGACGGCCAGCTCGCGCGCGTCCTGTCCGTGGTCCATCTCGCGGAACTGCCGTTCGGCCCAGTCGACCAGGCTGCGCATGTGCTCGGCCAGTTTGCGGTCCAGGCCGTCGGCGCGCTTGTCCAGCTCCGAGGCCAGCGTGCCGGTGGGGCACCCGTACCGTGCCGCGAGGTCGCGCTGGTCGACCCAGCCGCCGACGAGCGCCTTCAGTCGGGCGCGGGGGGTGGCCAGGGTGTCGAGTTCGGCGAGCAGTGCGCGCAGCGCCTCGCCGTGGGTGCCGATGGCGGCCTCGACCAGTTCGTCCTTGGTCTTGAAGTAGTAGTAGACGTTCCCGATCGGTACGTCGGCGGCGCGCGCGATATCGGCGAGCGTCGTCTTCTCGACCCCCTGCTCGTGCAGGACAGTGGCCGCTGCGGCGGTGAGCCGTTCCCGCTTGCCCGGCTTCCACGTTGTTGAGTGAGTCACCTGACTAAGTGTAGACAAACCACCGCGGGTCGGCTAACGTTCCGCTCAGTAAGTCAGCCAACTAACTAACTGCATGCGAGGAGTAACGATGATTGTGGTAACGGGCGCGACCGGGAATGTCGGCGGCGAGCTGGTCCGGATCCTCACGGCTGCCGGCGAGGACGTAGTCGGCGTATCCCGCCGCCCCGTGCCGCTGCCGGACGGTGTACCGCACCGGTCGGCCGACCTGGGCGACCCGGACGGTCTGCGGACCGCGTTCGAGGGGGCCACCGCCTTGTTCCTTCTCGTCGCCGGCGATGATCCGGCGGCGATCCTCGGTGTCGCCAAGGAGAAGGGTGTCCGGCGAGTCGTTTTGGTGTCGTCCCAGGGCGTCGGCACCCGGCCGGCGGCGTACGGCCATGCGGCGGCGTTCGAAGCCGCGGTGCGCGACTCCGGGCTGGACTGGACGATCCTGCGCTCCGGCGGCCTCGACTCCAACGCCTTCGCGTGGGCCGAGTCCATCCGCGCCGACCGCACCGCCGCCGCACCGTTCGGCAGCGTCGGGCTGCCGACCGTCGACCCGGCCGACGTCGCCGCGGTCGCCGCGGCGACGCTGCGCGAGGACGGACATGCGGGCCGGACCTACGAGCTGACCGGCCCGGAGCTGGTCACCCCACGTGACAGGGCCGCCGCCATCGGCGCCGCGCTCGGCACCCCGGTGCGCTACGTCGAACAGACCCGCGACGAGGCGCGTGCCCAGATGCTCACATTCATGCCCGAACCGGTCGTCGACGGCACCCTCGCCATCCTCGGCGACCCGCTGCCCGCCGAACAGCGCATCAGCCCCGACGTGGCACACGTCCTCGGTCGCGCCCCGCGCACCTTCGCCGATTGGGCCACCCGCACCGCCGCCGCCTTCCGATGAAACCCACGGTCCGGGCGTTCCTCACCGAGCCGCGGATCGCGACCCTCACCACGATCCGTTCGGACGGCACGCCGCACGTCGCACCGGTCCGGTTCACCTGGGACGACACGGCGAGCACGGCCCGCGTTCTGACAGTCGCCACATCCCGCAAGGCACGGAACGTGGTGACCGGCGGGCGCGTTGCGATCTGCCAGCCGGATGGCTTCCGCTGGGTGACGCTCGAAGGCACTGCCACCCTGTCCGCCGATCCGGACCGGGTGGCGGGCGCCGCCCGCCGGTACCACCGACGCTATCGCGCTGCCCCGCCCGACCCCGCCGGTCGCGTCGTCATCGAGATCGCGGTCGATCGCATCCTCACCCTCAACCTCTGAAGGACCATGCCCGACACCCACGTACTCGACTCGACCATGCACCACCGCGAAATCGGCACCGGCGCACCGATCGTGTTCCTGCACGGCAACCCGACCTCGTCGTACCTGTGGCGCAACATCCTGCCCATCGTCGGCCCCGGCCGGCTACTCGCCCCGGACCTGATCGGCATGGGTGATTCGGGCAAGCCGCCGATCGACTACACGTTCGCCGACCACGCGCGGTACCTGGACGCCTGGTTCGACGCGCTCGGGCTCGGCGAGGTCGTGCTCGTCGGACACGATTGGGGCGGTGCGCTCGCGTTCGACTGCGCGGCCCGCCATCCCGGCCGAGTACGCGGGGTCGCGTTCACCGAGACCATCGTCAAGCCGATGAGCTGGGACGAGTTCCCCGAGGCCGGCCGGGACCTGTGGCGGGCCATCCGGACCATCGGAGTCGGCGAGTCCATGTTCCTGGACGACTCGTTCGTCCAGGACGGCCTGCGCACGATCTCGGACCGACTCGGCCCCGCCGACCTGGAGGTCTACCGGCGGCCGTACCCGACGCGGGAGAGTCGGCTTCCGCTGCTGCGCTGGGCGCGTTCGATGCCGCTGGACGCGACACCGAGTGACGTCGTCGCGCGCGCCGAAGAGTACGACCAGTGGCTGGCGTCCAGCTCGGACGTACCGAAACTCATGGTGAACTTCGCGCCGGCGTACGGCACGATGACCGAGCCCGCCGTCATCGACTGGTGCGCGAAAACGATCTCCGCCCTCGACATTCGACAATACGACGAGGTCGCCGGCCACCACACGCCCGAGGACCAGCCCGACCTGCTCGCCGCCGCCATCTCCGACTGGCTGGACCGCAACAGTCTCCGCTGACCCGTTACGCGGCCCTCCAGCACCCGCCGCGACTACGGCATCGCGCTGGGCGCTCCGGTCGACGGGTTCGGCGCGGACTCCGATGTCGGGCTGCCGGATCCGGACCAGGTCGACGGCTGGTTCCGGTTCCGGCGCAGCCTCGCCGGTGCCGCTGTTGTGAAGTGGTTGTCAGGGACGCACGGACCGGCACTCGGGGGCCGGAACAGGAGTCGTCGGAGACGGCCGCGATGCCCGGCCGACGAGGTGGGAGAGGGGACTGGCTGTCACCGCGGCCGATATCGGTCAGGACTATGGTCAGGTCAGGCCGACGGCTTCGACCTCAGCGGCGACGAGGGCAGCGGGGTCTACCGGTGTCAGGCGAGCACAGCGCGAATTACCTCGGAGGTAATGGACCAGACGGATTGTCGGGGCCAGGATCTACTGCATGAACGGTTTCGGGACGAATACACGCGCTGTAGTCGAGGAGTTGCTTCACCGAATCGCTGCGGGCGCTCCTGACTCCATCGCTGAACTGTATGCCCCGGTCAGCGACTGGAAACTGAATTGGCCGGAGTATGAGCACGGACGCCCCATGACTCCGTGGATTCGGCGCCGCGCCTCGCGGTCCGACGCGGCCGAGCATTTCCGGGAGATCGGCCGTCACCACGTGCCCGAAGCCGTCGGCACCGTGATCGAGCGAATAGTGGTCGATGGCCCGGATGCAGTGGTTCTGGGTGAGATTCGCCAAACGGCCCGGGCTACCCGACGTGCCTACCGTTCCCGTTTCGCGTTGCATCTCACTGTCGAGAACGGCCTGATCATCCGCCACCACGTCTACGAGGACAGTCTCGCCGTCGCCCATGCCTTCGACCCGCAACCAGTTGAACCGGACCACGTATTTTGAACCGCTCCGACTCGGCGACCTGCTTGCGCAGCCGCTTGTCTCCTCGGCGCGATCGGTGATCGC
This genomic window contains:
- a CDS encoding non-oxidative hydroxyarylic acid decarboxylases subunit D, which encodes MRCEPIAPLSATPSECPRCAHETSGKLCTSPVPGVWVVLQCGRCLYTWRTTEPARSSRRDAYLDSFELTEADIDNAMKYRPSRHWSAAAVGAAAAGRRRDPASMTSTEPTASDPPDIPAPGCPTHRRIFLTRSVHQWPFRFHRRVGQG
- the pdhA gene encoding pyruvate dehydrogenase (acetyl-transferring) E1 component subunit alpha; this encodes MTTSTTPHDTGSPATEPGAIDAIATRIAAADRDTLRGLFREILFVRRFEERTAQSYQQAKIGGYCHLNLGEEATVVGLGAAMRPTDYLFTNYREHGYALAKGIEPGRVMAELYGRSTGTSKGWGGSMHMYDTATRLLGGYAIVGGQIPLAVGAALAIDYRGDDDVVVCQMGEGTTNIGAFHESLNIAALWHLPIVFLVVNNQTGMGTTVENSSAEPDLWKRAAAYRMRGERVDGTDVLAVRDVASELIETARREGRPALLETVSHRLKGHSVVDPAKYRTDEDVSIARDHDPVTLWRTRLLDAGVLTEQSVSDIEDEVTERVAAAVEFADSSPHPEPSSLFDYTYATPVAGDSRRLPADPLFAG
- a CDS encoding alpha-ketoacid dehydrogenase subunit beta; translation: MTYREALRETLREEMRRDEDVFLIGEEIGVFEGSYKITAGLLAEFGAKRVRDTPIAEEGFVGAAIGAAMLGLRPVVEIMTINFSLLALDQIVNHAAKIYGMFGGQTSVPMVIRTPGGGGQQLGATHSQNIELYYAFVPGLKVVAPSTPADARALLKAAIDDDDPVLFLENLSLYNTKGEVPENLPAAEIGKAAITRPGSDITLIGYSRMATVCTQVAERLAGEGISAEVIDLRSLRPLDRATLITSVRKTGCAVIGEDDWLTYGIGAEVAASLSDGAFDYLDAPVRRVAMAEVPLPYAKPLERLALPSADSLYTAALETLAAVGTRR
- a CDS encoding SDR family NAD(P)-dependent oxidoreductase produces the protein MAGVVIVGAGPGIGLAVARRFAREGMPIAVVARSDSTLKTIAAEPLGAPTAAFAADSTDETALRDALNSANEMFGVPDVVVYNAAVIQPDLPGELSVLAHQEAWAVNVVGAINTAALVAPAMVRRGSGSFIVTGGMPEPKPEYVSLSLGKAGLRALVTLLDKQYGPSGIHVATVTVDGPVAPGTAFDPDDIAEHYWRLHTQAPYQWEREIIHTGHGFGGVADSGVQERASGIVAEVLGAWQQAFNDRGTTDIASLFTEDAHFQGIDPDLRVGPTEISAYYDNVADGTTVTARVERAIRLGEDTVSGFAAAEFTSSTGELRQLRLSLVIQHVEDGWRIRQYHAAPAPERLQP
- the lpdA gene encoding dihydrolipoyl dehydrogenase; translated protein: MPDFDLLVVGGGPGGYVAAIRAAQRGLRVGLVEKERPGGVCLNWGCIPTKAMLRSAEVLQTIRAAADFGVHTDGVRVDFAAVRARKDAIVEELTDGVAGLLKANGVTVIEGHARLTGPTTVELFEVGGSPVFPGGPRYAADAAAAPTGTINATDVLIATGSVPARLPVPGADLPGVITSDGAFGLTEIPDRLVVIGGSAVGAEWASLFATFGSEVTVVEMQDRLVPLEDKEIGVALGRSFSKRGITVLTGSTVAAVTQAGERLQVRVTGPKKRDLDADVVLVGVGRRPNTSQLGLDVAGIETDARGFIRVDDRLRTNVEHVWAIGDVTGQALLAHVASHQGLVAADVIAGHDAHIDYTVIPAATFTHPEIAGVGLTEDAARAAGHDVITAKFPFAALGRAKTLGETEGFVKIVAGARHQEVLGVHIIGPSAGDLIAEGALAISLEATLDELADTIHAHPTLGEIGMEAALTGLGLPVHVAPTRKR
- a CDS encoding PucR family transcriptional regulator; this encodes MAAEKEFGQVLSSSELAAACRSAIPELTQRLMAAIFTDNPEWTDYSAVTRTDLIDGCQRFLTRALDLLGAGTECADQDDVAATIGRQRAEQGVPLEAMLRTFRLGGRIVWEALLDRAGEVPPAEFRETGTAMWAVIDGMSSALVTSYRGTEMDRVRRDERRRHSLIEDMLAGQGRDSLFASRAARELHLPVHGDYLVVVARGDSHPLHTGSETALHSLGVRSAWHERADSTVGLVALDGRAAEPVLQQLRPKVRGRAAVSPAVAGMAAIGTAHGLAVLALDTLPDDAAGVLISLDDRYPEALLLRSPDLTELLIARTLGPVLELPAKEREILLRTLSVWLAESCSAANAAPRLHCHRNTVINRLQRIATLLGRPLDGQRAYLEFSLALTALDLGATAHDTGPTR
- a CDS encoding PPOX class F420-dependent oxidoreductase; the protein is MTFTINEQQFLAEAGIGRLATVSPDGVVQNNPTSYRVNSDGTIDIGGMRMRTSRKYRNVEAGSRVSFVVDQQVSLEPYVIRGIEVRGTAEALDDEEPPFQPQERAVVRIHPERIISWGIDGGSFDFTGRSAE